The bacterium genomic sequence CTCTTTGCCGACCCGGCCAAGCTGGAGGCGCTCGGGCTGGGCGTGCCGCAGGTCACGCAGCTGGCGCGCCGGCTTCGCGAGCGCGGGCTGCCGATCCCAGGTGACGTGCTCACCACCAACGAAGCGCAGCGCGCCATCCTCAACGCGCTGTCGGTGCGGGGCCGTGGAGCTCTTTAGGGGGCTCGTCTTGGGTCAATACGTCCCGGTGGACTCCATCGTCCACCGGCTCGACCCTCGGACCAAGATCCTCGCGACGCTCGGGCTGCTCGGTGTGATCTTCGCCATCCGCGGGTTCGGCAGCCTGGCCGTGTTGACCGCGGCGCTGGCCGTGGTCACCCTCCTGGGGCGGGTCCCGCCGGGCTACGTCCTCCGAGGCGTCCGCCCGCTGTTCTGGCTCCTGGCCTTCGCGTTCGTCCTGCAGGTGTTCTTCGGGGAGCCGGGGGGCCACCCCGTCGTTCACTGGGGCCCGGTTGTCGTGACCCGTGAAAACCTGGTCCAGGCGGCGTTCTACGGATGGCGGCTGCTGCTCTTGGTCTTTTCGACAACCCTGATGACGCTGACGACCTCACCGGTCGAGTTCACCGACGGCCTGGAGCGGCTCCTGCGGCCCTTCCAGCGCATCGGGGTGCCCGCCCACGATCTGGCGATGATGATGACCATCGCCCTGCGGTTCATCCCGACACTGCTCGAGGAGGCGGAGAAGATCATGAAGGCGCAGATGGCGCGCGGGGCAGAGTTCA encodes the following:
- a CDS encoding energy-coupling factor transporter transmembrane component T, which encodes MELFRGLVLGQYVPVDSIVHRLDPRTKILATLGLLGVIFAIRGFGSLAVLTAALAVVTLLGRVPPGYVLRGVRPLFWLLAFAFVLQVFFGEPGGHPVVHWGPVVVTRENLVQAAFYGWRLLLLVFSTTLMTLTTSPVEFTDGLERLLRPFQRIGVPAHDLAMMMTIALRFIPTLLEEAEKIMKAQMARGAEFTRGSLAHRIRALIPLLVPLFVSAFRRADALALAMEARCYRGGEHRTRMRELRLGARDYLAFALVAAAGILILLPSSVWRRLP